From one Coffea eugenioides isolate CCC68of chromosome 11, Ceug_1.0, whole genome shotgun sequence genomic stretch:
- the LOC113751578 gene encoding probable inactive purple acid phosphatase 2 — protein sequence MIFLNPVFITFYLSLILITPLSSSEVSISATPKTVPKSGDNVTIQWSGVDSPSKLDWLGIYSPPNSSHSDFIGYFFLSSSPGWKSGSGSISFPLINLRSQYQFRIFRWYESEVNPKHKDHDQNPLPGTKHLLAESEGIGFEPARGPEQIHLAYTGKEDEMRVMFVTSDGKESTVKYGLNRENMDQVVGTRVVRYEREDMCDAPANDSVGWRDPGLIHDGVMVNLRKGKRYFYQVGSDSGGWSMTNSFVSQDGDSNEVVAFLFGDMGTATPYSTFHRTQQESISTIKWISRDIEALGDKPALISHIGDISYARGYAWLWDNFFTQIEPVASQLPYHVCIGNHEYDWPLQPWRPDWSYSIYGKDGGGECGVPYSLRFIMPGNSSEPTGTRAPATRNLYFSFDLGPVHFLYFSTETNFLQGSKQYEFLKQDLESVDRKKTPFVVVQGHRPMYTTSNEIRDAPIRMKMLEHLEPLFVKNKVTLALWGHVHRYERFCPLNNFTCGSLGMNGQGWEAYPVHIVIGMAGQDWQPIWEPRPEHPDVPVFPQPARSLYRGGEFGYTRLVATKEKLTFSYIGNHDGEVHDMVEIMASGQVLNGGGGSGAESSKVLESTFSWYVKVGSLLLLGAFIGYVFGFVSHYRRDTASGANWTPVKNEEI from the exons atgatttttctaaatcCAGTATTCATCACCTTCTATCTTTCCTTGATCTTAATAACCCCTTTATCTTCATCCGAAGTCTCAATCTCTGCAACCCCAAAAACAGTTCCCAAATCAGGAGATAATGTCACGATCCAATGGTCCGGAGTTGACTCGCCATCCAAGCTCGATTGGCTCGGCATTTACTCCCCACCCAACTCCTCCCACAGCGACTTCATCGGTTACTTTTTCTTGTCTTCCTCACCCGGATGGAAATCTGGGTCAGGCTCCatttcctttcctttgatcAATCTCCGCTCCCAATACCAGTTCAGGATTTTCCGATGGTACGAGTCCGAAGTCAATCCGAAACATAAGGATCACGACCAGAATCCCTTACCCGGGACGAAGCATTTGTTGGCGGAGTCTGAAGGAATCGGGTTTGAACCGGCTCGGGGTCCGGAGCAGATTCACTTGGCTTATACGGGTAAGGAAGATGAGATGCGGGTCATGTTTGTGACCTCGGATGGGAAAGAGAGTACTGTGAAGTACGGGTTGAACCGCGAGAATATGGATCAGGTTGTGGGTACTCGGGTCGTGAGGTATGAGAGGGAAGATATGTGTGATGCTCCAGCTAATGATAGTGTGGGGTGGAGGGACCCCGGATTAATTCATGATGGGGTTATGGTAAATTTGAGGAAGGGAAAGAGATATTTTTATCAG GTTGGCAGTGATTCTGGTGGTTGGAGCATGACCAACAGCTTTGTGTCACAAGACGGTGACTCAAATGAAGTTGTAGCTTTCTTATTTGGAGATATGGGAACTGCAACACCATACTCGACTTTTCACCGAACGCAGCAGGAAAGCATATCAACCATCAAGTGGATCAGCCGTGAtattgaagctcttggagacAAGCCTGCTTTGATCTCCCATATTGGAGACATCAGCTATGCAAGGGGCTATGCTTGGTTGTGGGACAACTTTTTCACACAGATTGAACCTGTTGCATCTCAACTCCCATATCATGTATGCATTGGTAACCATGAATATGATTGGCCATTACAGCCTTGGAGACCTGACTGGTCCTACTCAATATATGGAAAAGATGGAGGTGGTGAATGTGGGGTACCCTACAGCCTTAGATTTATCATGCCTGGAAATTCTTCAGAGCCAACAGGAACACGTGCACCAGCCACTAGGAatctttacttttcttttgatttgggGCCAgttcattttttatatttttcaaccGAAACCAATTTCCTTCAAGGCAGTAAGCAATATGAGTTTTTGAAGCAGGACCTGGAATCGGTTGATAGAAAAAAAACCCCCTTTGTAGTTGTCCAAGGACACAGGCCAATGTATACCACAAGCAATGAAATCAGAGATGCCCCTATAAGGATGAAAATGCTTGAGCACTTGGAACCTCTTTTTGTGAAGAACAAGGTGACTCTTGCATTGTGGGGCCATGTACATAGATATGAGAGATTCTGTCCATTAAACAACTTCACTTGTGGAAGCCTGGGAATGAATGGACAAGGGTGGGAGGCATACCCTGTGCACATTGTGATAGGTATGGCAGGCCAAGATTGGCAACCAATATGGGAACCAAGACCAGAGCACCCCGATGTTCCAGTATTTCCACAGCCAGCACGCTCTTTGTACCGAGGTGGTGAGTTTGGTTACACTAGGCTTGTCGCTACAAAGGAGAAACTTACATTTTCCTATATAGGGAACCATGATGGGGAGGTGCATGACATGGTGGAGATCATGGCTTCAGGTCAAGTTCTCAACGGTGGAGGTGGTAGTGGTGCTGAGTCCAGTAAAGTTCTGGAATCTACATTTTCGTGGTACGTGAAGGTTGGCAGCTTATTGCTTCTAGGAGCTTTTATTGGTTATGTTTTTGGGTTTGTATCACATTATAGGAGAGACACTGCTTCAGGGGCAAATTGGACTCCTGTAAAGAATGAGGAAATCTAA
- the LOC113752637 gene encoding putative SNAP25 homologous protein SNAP30 — translation MFGFMKSKPASTSTSPLHYDAAGQDKNATMTPARRTSSEPVLITPDMDDDDDYFGRGTATRNKNRNKNSPADKKDLDNMSVQQLEDYAVDQARQTTNSVNNCLKIAEDMQQDATRTLETLHAQGEQITRTHMMAADLDRDLSKGEKLLNNLGGMFSMPWKPKKTREITGPMITQDNNSKAKKASAEQREKLGLAPIPKGKQTSRTPPPEPTNALQKVELEKAKQDDAFSDLSNILGDLKGMALEMGSELDTQNKAMDHLSVDVDELNSRVKGANQRARKLLAK, via the exons ATGTTTGGTTTTATGAAAAGCAAGCCGGCTTCTACAAGTACTAGCCCTCTTCATTATGATGCTGCTGGACAGGATAAGAATGCAACTATGACACCTGCAAGAAGAACTTCTTCTGAACCAGTGCTTATTACACCAGATatggatgatgatgatgattattTTGGAAGAGGTACAGCCACTAGGAATAAGAATAGAAATAAAAATAGTCCTGCTGACAAGAAAGACCTGGACAACATGTCTGTTCAACAATTAGAGGATTATGCGGTGGACCAAGCTCGGCAGACCACAAATTCTGTGAACAATTGCCTCAAAATTGCAGAGGACATGCAACAGGATGCTACTCGTACTCTTGAAACCTTGCACGCGCAGGGCGAGCAAATTACCCGGACTCATATGATGGCTGCAGATTTAGACCGTGATTTGAGCAAG GGTGAAAAATTGTTGAACAATCTCGGGGGCATGTTCTCGATGCCCTGGAAGCCCAAAAAGACCAGGGAGATCACAGGGCCGATGATAACACAAG ATAATAATTCGAAAGCAAAGAAAGCTAGTGCAGAGCAAAGAGAGAAGCTAGGATTAGCTCCCATTCCCAAAGGAAAGCAAACCTCTCGTACACCTCCTCCTGAACCAACGAATGCCTTGCAGAAAGTTGAG CTGGAGAAGGCAAAGCAAGATGATGCCTTTAGCGATCTGAGCAATATACTGGGTGATCTCAAGGGCATGGCTCTTGAAATGGGATCCGAGCTTGATAC GCAAAACAAAGCTATGGATCATCTGTCAGTTGACGTGGATGAATTAAACTCAAGGGTGAAAGGTGCCAATCAGCGTGCCCGCAAGTTACTTGCGAAGTGA